A part of Setaria viridis chromosome 8, Setaria_viridis_v4.0, whole genome shotgun sequence genomic DNA contains:
- the LOC117833937 gene encoding 3-aminomethylindole N-methyltransferase → MGSTGYANGAGVVVDDDDATCLHAQTLVYAYNVTMAVHAAVKLGLIDALGAADGRALTADELAAKVVKAEDKAESAALIGRILRFLASFDVVRCSAEKGPDGAVLWRYSPAPACRWLTMNNGEGSLGPMAVFDVDEDIFSSWHHIADAVAGGGKKTPFQIAHGGTPLYDYFGKNPRLSTLFDQAMAHHSLLVIRKLLEHPKVFDGVGVIVDVGGGTGATLALIRGRYKHIKGINMDLAHVISEAPSLEGVEHVAGDMFESVPSGDAVLMKWMLNMQSDEECMMILKNCYKALPDNGKVIVIQSVLPETPESTPASRDSFTMDMIILVNFKGGKERTEQAYAKLGRDAGFTGGFQSTYIFCNIYALEFTK, encoded by the exons ATGGGCAGCACTGGGTATGCCAATGgtgccggcgtcgtcgtcgacgacgacgacgcgactTGCCTGCACGCACAAACGCTGGTGTACGCCTACAACGTCACCATGGCCGTCCACGCGGCAGTGAAGCTCGGCCTCATCGACGCGCTCGGCGCGGCCGACGGCCGTGCCCTGaccgccgacgagctcgccgcGAAGGTTGTCAAGGCGGAGGACAAGGCCGAGTCGGCCGCCTTGATCGGCCGCATCCTCAGGTTCCTCGCGTCCTTCGACGTCGTGAGGTGCTCTGCCGAGAAAGGTCCCGACGGTGCCGTCCTCTGGCGGtactcgccggcgccggcgtgccgGTGGCTCACCATGAACAACGGCGAGGGCTCGCTTGGCCCCATGGCCGTGTTCGACGTCGACGAGGACATCTTCTCGTCCTG GCATCACATAGCGGACgcagtggccggcggcggcaagaagacGCCGTTCCAGATAGCCCACGGGGGGACGCCGTTGTACGACTACTTCGGGAAGAACCCGCGTCTGAGCACGCTCTTCGACCAGGCCATGGCTCATCACTCATTGCTGGTGATCAGGAAGCTGCTCGAGCACCCGAAGGTGTTCGACGGCGTTGGGGTGATCGTGGACGTTGGTGGGGGCACCGGAGCAACCCTAGCGTTGATCAGGGGCCGGTACAAGCACATCAAGGGCATCAACATGGATCTTGCTCATGTCATCTCTGAGGCTCCGTCTCTTGAAG GAGTGGAGCATGTGGCTGGGGATATGTTTGAAAGCGTACCCTCTGGAGACGCAGTTTTGATGAAG TGGATGCTCAACATGCAGAGCGACGAGGAGTGCATGATGATCTTGAAGAACTGCTACAAAGCTCTCCCGGATAACGGGAAGGTGATCGTCATTCAGAGCGTCCTGCCGGAGACCCCGGAGTCGACTCCGGCTTCCCGGGACTCGTTCACCATGGATATGATCATTCTTGTAAACTttaagggagggaaggagaggacgGAGCAGGCGTACGCCAAGCTTGGCAGGGATGCTGGATTTACTGGTGGCTTCCAGTCGACCTACATCTTCTGCAACATTTACGCTCTTGAGTTTACCAAGTAG